In a genomic window of Leptospira hartskeerlii:
- a CDS encoding DUF2804 domain-containing protein — protein sequence MQKIIGPENQVHYGVWDEPIEFNHHDFTLLDFFGKEIKGLKKKFAFHSFNYLGIMMEDCLVGIAAVSLGYAYNVFAYLYKFDQGKVYEFDVKGPDLGLALKFPANPDEYEISFKKGKSFLNIRKSHSEGKLLLDANFGNKLEISGEFPYSLITHNPLRVLNPSEPSRWTFTEKCSPLIPDRISVKYENKELVQDPSRTTMVYDWSGGYLRRETNWYWAAFSSVLPDRTKIGANFAALVNESFFPENAYWIDSERQRVSRCIFDFSHKDPYKPWRLWDEDGRIRLEFEPKGERREKVNLIWTKLYFRQFVGKFSGSFRPEKGREVQIKDVWGFTEFHRSLW from the coding sequence ATGCAAAAAATTATCGGACCCGAAAATCAAGTGCACTATGGAGTTTGGGATGAGCCGATCGAATTCAATCATCACGATTTTACTCTTTTGGATTTCTTCGGGAAAGAGATTAAAGGGCTTAAAAAGAAGTTCGCGTTCCATTCTTTCAATTATCTAGGGATCATGATGGAAGACTGCTTGGTCGGGATTGCGGCCGTGAGTCTTGGATATGCGTATAACGTGTTTGCTTATCTGTATAAATTCGATCAGGGCAAAGTCTACGAATTCGATGTAAAAGGACCCGACTTGGGTCTTGCTTTAAAATTTCCAGCCAATCCGGATGAATATGAAATTTCTTTCAAAAAGGGAAAGTCTTTCCTGAATATCCGAAAGTCTCACTCGGAAGGTAAACTTCTACTTGATGCGAACTTTGGAAATAAATTGGAAATCTCGGGAGAATTTCCGTATTCTTTAATCACTCATAATCCTCTTAGAGTTCTGAATCCTTCCGAGCCAAGTCGTTGGACATTTACCGAAAAATGTTCTCCTTTGATCCCCGATCGTATCAGTGTAAAATATGAGAATAAGGAACTGGTCCAAGATCCTTCCAGGACCACTATGGTTTATGATTGGTCCGGAGGTTATTTGAGAAGGGAGACAAATTGGTATTGGGCAGCATTCTCCTCCGTTCTCCCGGATAGGACAAAGATAGGGGCTAATTTTGCCGCTTTAGTAAACGAAAGTTTTTTTCCGGAGAATGCGTACTGGATCGATTCTGAAAGGCAAAGAGTCAGCAGATGTATATTCGATTTTTCTCATAAAGATCCTTATAAACCTTGGAGACTTTGGGATGAGGATGGACGTATCCGTTTGGAGTTCGAACCAAAGGGAGAAAGAAGAGAAAAAGTAAATCTCATCTGGACCAAATTGTATTTTAGACAATTTGTAGGAAAATTTTCAGGAAGTTTTAGGCCGGAAAAGGGAAGGGAAGTCCAGATAAAAGATGTTTGGGGCTTCACTGAATTCCATAGGTCTCTTTGGTAG
- a CDS encoding GNAT family N-acetyltransferase produces MNSVQHDVAGKKFLILQDGREAHLVYREIGSHVWDLYHTFVPTDFRGKGIASQLAEAALKTARAETKKIIPNCSFVQTYLKRHPEYSDLVIME; encoded by the coding sequence ATGAATTCAGTCCAACACGATGTGGCCGGCAAAAAGTTCCTGATCCTACAAGACGGAAGAGAAGCTCATCTAGTTTACAGAGAGATCGGTTCCCATGTTTGGGATCTGTATCACACATTTGTTCCGACCGATTTTAGAGGAAAAGGGATAGCGTCCCAACTCGCGGAAGCCGCCCTCAAAACAGCAAGGGCAGAAACAAAAAAGATCATTCCGAACTGTTCCTTTGTGCAAACCTATCTAAAAAGACATCCCGAATATTCTGATCTGGTAATTATGGAATGA
- a CDS encoding VOC family protein gives MIHHIAISTQDPETLKKFYINIPGLFFEKDHFYQDGKLRSSWFMAGATRIMIEKEENAKAPHALIFSAAKKEERQKIDSLFGNYYIEKTDYTKYFKDPDGNRIGFSSYPEPWD, from the coding sequence ATGATCCATCATATAGCGATTTCCACGCAAGATCCAGAAACATTAAAAAAATTTTATATAAATATCCCGGGCTTGTTCTTTGAAAAGGATCATTTTTACCAGGATGGAAAACTCAGGTCTTCCTGGTTTATGGCAGGAGCCACTAGGATCATGATAGAAAAAGAAGAAAACGCAAAGGCACCTCATGCGCTCATCTTCTCCGCAGCTAAAAAAGAAGAACGTCAAAAAATAGATTCTTTATTCGGGAATTATTATATAGAAAAAACGGATTATACGAAATATTTCAAAGATCCGGATGGAAATCGTATAGGATTTAGCTCTTATCCCGAACCTTGGGATTAA
- a CDS encoding NAD(P)/FAD-dependent oxidoreductase: MEEVQTKKLAVIGGGAAGFFGAVQTRILSKGRISVQLYEKSPNVLSKVKISGGGRCNVTHSCFDPEELSKRYPRGEKELKRAFEIFQPKDTIRFFESRGVKLKAESDGRMFPVTDNSETIIDCLLEEAKKSGVKIRTKISILGIYKNEDPNGKRFRIQTEEGEEYFDFVLIASGSSRKVWGWLENMGHTIESPVPSLFTFEISDPLLDGFQGLTVSDVEIIFKNSKLKQRGPVLFTHWGLSGPAVLKLSAWAARELFDSDYKAELLVDWVPDLSRQELREIFLEKKKDSPSKKPGSRSEFGLPSRFWERVWEKSCGLDKRWSEISSKELHQAEEILKRTVLKVSGKGVFKDEFVTCGGVRRKEVDFSKMESRLHPGLYFAGEVLDIDGITGGFNFQNAWTTSFIAAKALATT, translated from the coding sequence ATGGAAGAAGTCCAAACCAAAAAATTGGCAGTGATCGGCGGCGGAGCCGCCGGTTTTTTCGGAGCCGTCCAAACTAGAATTCTTTCCAAAGGAAGAATATCGGTACAACTGTACGAAAAATCTCCTAACGTATTATCCAAGGTGAAAATTTCAGGAGGAGGAAGATGTAATGTCACTCATTCCTGTTTTGATCCGGAAGAATTATCCAAACGTTATCCAAGAGGAGAGAAGGAGCTTAAAAGAGCCTTCGAGATCTTTCAGCCAAAGGATACGATCCGTTTTTTCGAATCCAGAGGAGTAAAATTAAAGGCAGAAAGTGACGGTAGGATGTTTCCTGTGACTGATAACTCCGAAACCATCATTGACTGTCTGCTGGAAGAGGCCAAAAAATCCGGAGTCAAAATTCGGACCAAAATTTCTATATTAGGAATTTATAAAAATGAAGATCCGAACGGTAAAAGATTCAGGATACAAACGGAAGAAGGAGAAGAATATTTCGATTTTGTTCTGATCGCAAGCGGATCTTCTCGTAAGGTCTGGGGATGGCTGGAAAATATGGGCCATACGATAGAATCTCCAGTCCCTTCTTTATTTACTTTTGAAATTTCGGATCCGTTATTGGATGGATTCCAAGGACTCACAGTCTCGGACGTAGAGATTATATTCAAAAATTCTAAACTAAAACAAAGAGGCCCCGTTCTATTTACTCATTGGGGATTAAGCGGTCCTGCGGTCTTAAAACTTTCCGCTTGGGCCGCTCGTGAATTATTCGATTCCGATTATAAAGCTGAATTATTAGTGGATTGGGTTCCTGATCTTTCCCGGCAAGAATTGAGAGAAATATTTTTGGAAAAGAAGAAGGATAGTCCTTCTAAAAAGCCGGGAAGTCGTTCCGAATTCGGTCTTCCATCCAGATTCTGGGAAAGAGTTTGGGAGAAATCCTGTGGTCTCGATAAAAGATGGTCTGAAATTTCTTCCAAAGAATTACACCAAGCGGAAGAGATCTTAAAAAGAACAGTATTGAAAGTTTCCGGTAAAGGAGTTTTCAAAGATGAATTCGTGACCTGCGGAGGAGTTCGTCGTAAGGAAGTGGATTTTTCTAAAATGGAAAGTAGACTTCATCCAGGGCTTTATTTTGCTGGAGAAGTTTTGGATATAGACGGGATCACTGGCGGGTTTAATTTCCAAAATGCTTGGACCACCTCTTTTATTGCGGCAAAAGCGTTAGCTACAACTTAA
- a CDS encoding LIC_13029 family protein: protein MGEIQSKPAGSREILEASDLKTLKDKKTSREISVLLYRVLFRSEEVRGGSVKVVKETFIRTHSNHPELFPILDRAKFVRDMISVFKTSTVLNPEKLEAFFASVHAAFQSEIRYLLGKSTQFTFDIMFQVIESILQEMSHPEDQRTVDVKDRELILKHFRAYNDLSKFFNKMGTSKAVIDKKDEIITEISINHKEITIVSIENMFRNILAQILLSRKYNCGTLIDKWSTEYGFGPEQAQSMRNYIQETAPLTDFRTQYANALRAIGTENDMDLMFLRTLSNYYASWVTQVSEQIPA from the coding sequence ATGGGAGAAATCCAGAGCAAGCCAGCAGGAAGCAGAGAAATTCTCGAAGCTTCTGACTTAAAAACTCTGAAAGATAAAAAAACTTCCCGGGAAATTTCAGTTCTTCTCTATCGAGTATTGTTTAGAAGTGAAGAAGTTCGGGGAGGTTCGGTCAAAGTAGTAAAAGAGACCTTCATCCGCACTCATTCTAATCATCCGGAACTATTTCCCATCCTAGACAGAGCTAAGTTCGTTCGGGATATGATCTCTGTTTTCAAAACTTCCACCGTACTTAACCCTGAAAAGTTAGAAGCTTTCTTTGCCTCCGTTCATGCTGCATTTCAAAGTGAGATCAGATATTTATTAGGTAAATCCACTCAGTTCACATTCGATATCATGTTCCAAGTGATAGAGTCTATCCTTCAAGAGATGAGTCATCCGGAAGACCAAAGAACTGTGGATGTAAAAGATAGAGAGCTGATCTTAAAACATTTTAGAGCTTATAACGATCTTTCTAAATTTTTCAACAAGATGGGAACTTCCAAAGCAGTGATCGACAAGAAGGACGAGATCATCACTGAGATTTCCATTAATCATAAAGAGATCACAATAGTTTCCATCGAGAATATGTTCCGAAATATTTTGGCTCAGATCCTTCTTTCCCGTAAGTATAATTGTGGGACTCTGATCGATAAATGGTCTACAGAATACGGCTTTGGTCCTGAACAAGCCCAGTCTATGAGAAATTATATCCAAGAAACTGCGCCTCTCACCGATTTTAGGACGCAATACGCAAACGCGTTACGCGCCATCGGAACGGAGAATGATATGGATCTGATGTTTCTCCGTACATTGTCCAACTATTATGCTTCCTGGGTAACCCAGGTTTCCGAACAAATCCCTGCTTAA
- a CDS encoding DUF6962 family protein yields MQISTAISDLVLAIFAIWAGLSVQSSSKGNVSKKGGAYGLFLIGLGALLGVIFFLGGDWISPIYRPIVHVAGVVGVPWVGIAFFNAGFGKINGKTWNLLSLILLVLAVLSYLYPLGLYATLIGAIALIAVLVVCIQKYKGSHKTTALYGIAGALLFILSGLVIGTVGTIAGFPRVDLFHYGLAAASYCLGYSLKRIG; encoded by the coding sequence ATGCAAATTAGTACTGCTATTTCTGATTTAGTATTGGCAATCTTCGCCATATGGGCCGGTCTTTCCGTCCAGTCTTCCTCTAAAGGAAACGTTTCTAAAAAAGGAGGAGCCTACGGTCTTTTTTTGATCGGGTTAGGTGCTCTTCTTGGAGTGATTTTCTTTTTAGGAGGAGATTGGATCAGCCCAATTTATAGACCTATCGTACATGTAGCTGGAGTGGTTGGAGTTCCTTGGGTCGGGATCGCATTTTTTAACGCAGGTTTCGGAAAGATAAACGGTAAAACTTGGAATCTTCTTAGCTTGATCCTTTTAGTTTTAGCCGTATTAAGTTATCTTTATCCTTTGGGTCTATATGCTACATTGATCGGGGCGATTGCATTGATCGCTGTTTTAGTAGTTTGTATCCAAAAATACAAAGGTTCACATAAAACAACTGCATTGTATGGGATTGCAGGAGCTTTGCTCTTCATACTGTCCGGACTTGTGATAGGAACTGTAGGAACGATTGCGGGATTTCCTAGAGTGGATCTATTTCATTATGGATTGGCTGCGGCTTCCTATTGTTTAGGATATTCTTTAAAAAGGATCGGATAA
- a CDS encoding sensor histidine kinase codes for MEKGKKFGQLDRIFKSIQGYLTPKVPVSSGLSFWRELILTSILFAMTILGTIVYFPSVYLAWTEGKTEVLWVDSFALGLVYFLLLAKKIKFSIKAALVLTMNYCLGLSLLIFVGPEGGGLLWLFPFPVLAGVLFGLTPSLLGLFANMIAVFIASRVQFYIGLPWHMTPERLYVVGLNFLIANTIVCVPLTILMRGLQESVQRRHEYLTNLRLRKAHIYKSKRTLEKEIAARIEIERTLEENLREKEVLLHEIHHRVKNNLQIVSGMLNLQNMYSAESTTSEILSKAQNRITAMAMIHDHLYKQDKFANVDMKTYLDSLLRHLVTSYFPSGNRIGFEADMDPVRLSMEKAIPCGLIVTELISNSLKHAFPNEAKGNIFVQLKVNENKVHLTVKDDGVGMPGIQEWFGQTSSKKQDQESSLGLMIIRSLCNQLKAELDLKNVGGTSVCLIFKT; via the coding sequence ATGGAAAAAGGAAAAAAATTCGGTCAACTCGATCGAATTTTCAAATCGATCCAAGGATATCTAACTCCAAAAGTTCCGGTTTCTTCCGGACTTTCCTTTTGGAGAGAACTCATCTTAACTTCTATCTTATTTGCTATGACCATACTCGGAACCATAGTGTATTTCCCGAGTGTTTATCTTGCATGGACGGAAGGCAAAACGGAAGTTTTATGGGTAGACTCATTCGCATTAGGGCTGGTCTATTTTCTTCTACTTGCTAAAAAAATAAAATTTTCAATCAAAGCAGCCTTGGTCCTTACGATGAATTATTGTTTAGGACTTTCTCTTTTGATATTCGTAGGCCCGGAAGGAGGAGGATTACTTTGGTTATTTCCTTTTCCAGTACTCGCTGGAGTCCTCTTCGGCCTCACCCCTTCTCTACTAGGACTTTTTGCGAATATGATCGCGGTCTTCATAGCATCCAGGGTGCAATTTTATATAGGCCTTCCTTGGCATATGACACCGGAAAGATTATATGTAGTAGGCCTGAACTTTCTGATCGCGAATACGATAGTCTGTGTTCCTTTGACTATTTTAATGAGGGGATTACAGGAAAGTGTTCAAAGAAGACATGAATATCTTACGAATCTTAGATTAAGAAAAGCTCATATATACAAATCAAAACGTACTTTAGAAAAGGAGATTGCTGCCAGAATAGAGATCGAAAGGACTTTAGAAGAAAATCTAAGAGAAAAAGAAGTACTTCTTCATGAGATCCATCATAGGGTCAAAAACAATCTCCAGATCGTTTCCGGAATGCTGAACTTGCAAAACATGTATTCTGCGGAATCCACCACTTCTGAAATTTTATCCAAGGCACAGAACAGGATCACTGCAATGGCGATGATCCACGATCATCTCTACAAACAGGACAAATTTGCGAATGTAGATATGAAAACCTATTTGGATTCTCTTTTAAGACATCTGGTTACTTCTTATTTCCCTTCCGGAAATCGTATCGGGTTCGAAGCGGATATGGATCCAGTCAGACTTTCTATGGAGAAGGCAATTCCCTGCGGTTTAATCGTAACGGAGCTGATCTCAAACTCTCTCAAACATGCATTCCCAAATGAGGCGAAAGGAAATATTTTCGTTCAGCTAAAGGTAAATGAAAATAAAGTCCATCTTACTGTCAAAGATGACGGTGTCGGAATGCCCGGTATTCAAGAATGGTTTGGACAAACTTCTTCTAAAAAACAGGACCAGGAATCTTCTTTAGGCCTAATGATCATTCGTTCATTATGCAACCAACTCAAGGCAGAACTGGATCTTAAAAACGTAGGTGGGACTTCTGTTTGCTTGATTTTTAAAACTTGA
- a CDS encoding acyltransferase family protein → MFGASLNSIGLFGSIHNLKSENPNRILSIDLLRGLTVAGMILVNNPGTWSNMYWPLKHAKWDGCTPTDLVFPFFLFVVGASIPFSVSNGTQEFSKILKRAAILIFLGLFLNFFGEWSFSNLRFPGVLQRIGFAYFFGAIVYREKNLKFRIFLFLTLLISYWYLQEFVPPPGAAEPSMKEGKDWGAWLDREAFGQAHLWRFGKVWDPEGLLTSFTSIGSVFCGIFTGEFIKVSLEKKESLLSISGKIALGALSVLLVGGVWGIYYPINKSLWTGTYSLWTAGWALLIISLFLVLEKFDRSEFKALQNFLLPFGKNALLVFFGSGIFARSLNIIMVSSPEGKKIPLKNLIYLEYYKSWIDSPELSSFLYSITVLVLWFLALFILDKKRLYWKI, encoded by the coding sequence ATGTTTGGGGCTTCACTGAATTCCATAGGTCTCTTTGGTAGTATTCACAACTTGAAATCCGAAAATCCGAATCGTATCTTATCCATAGATCTTTTGAGAGGTTTGACTGTCGCCGGGATGATCCTCGTGAACAATCCGGGCACCTGGTCTAATATGTACTGGCCTCTTAAACATGCAAAATGGGACGGATGTACACCTACGGATCTGGTGTTTCCTTTTTTTCTTTTTGTGGTCGGTGCTTCTATTCCTTTCTCTGTATCCAATGGAACACAAGAATTTTCTAAAATACTAAAACGTGCGGCAATTCTGATCTTCCTAGGATTGTTTTTAAATTTTTTCGGAGAATGGAGTTTTTCCAATCTTAGATTCCCTGGAGTTTTGCAAAGAATAGGATTCGCATACTTTTTTGGAGCGATCGTATATCGTGAGAAAAATCTAAAATTCAGGATCTTTCTATTTTTAACCCTACTGATCTCGTATTGGTATTTGCAGGAATTTGTTCCTCCTCCTGGAGCCGCAGAACCAAGTATGAAAGAAGGAAAAGACTGGGGAGCCTGGTTGGACAGAGAAGCTTTCGGTCAAGCTCATCTATGGAGATTCGGAAAGGTCTGGGATCCGGAAGGACTCTTAACTTCCTTTACATCTATAGGATCGGTGTTCTGCGGAATTTTTACGGGAGAATTTATAAAAGTATCATTGGAGAAGAAAGAATCTCTTCTTTCTATTTCCGGGAAAATAGCGTTAGGCGCGCTTTCGGTATTACTTGTGGGCGGAGTTTGGGGAATCTACTATCCCATTAATAAAAGTTTATGGACCGGGACTTATTCTCTTTGGACCGCAGGTTGGGCCTTGCTTATTATTTCCTTATTTTTAGTCTTAGAAAAGTTTGATAGATCCGAGTTTAAAGCCTTGCAAAATTTTCTTCTTCCTTTCGGAAAGAACGCTTTGCTTGTGTTTTTTGGCTCTGGGATATTTGCCAGAAGTTTGAATATAATCATGGTCTCTTCTCCGGAAGGGAAAAAAATCCCATTGAAAAATCTGATCTATCTAGAATATTATAAAAGCTGGATAGATTCTCCGGAGTTGAGTTCTTTTTTATATTCTATAACTGTCCTGGTCTTATGGTTTTTGGCCCTTTTTATTTTAGATAAAAAAAGACTGTATTGGAAAATTTAA
- a CDS encoding DoxX family protein yields the protein MIQKILKTDADITSLILRITLAVVMFPHGAQKVLGWYGGYGFSGTYAYLTGAGFPGFLVILLFIAEFLGPIGLLSGLLTRVAAAGIGVAMTVAILPHAEHGFFMNWAGSQKGEGFEFHLLMVAISLALVIKGGGKLSLDGAISKN from the coding sequence ATGATTCAAAAAATTCTCAAAACAGATGCGGATATAACTTCCCTAATTCTAAGGATTACCCTTGCGGTCGTGATGTTTCCGCATGGAGCACAAAAGGTACTAGGCTGGTACGGTGGATATGGATTCTCCGGAACTTATGCATACTTAACCGGCGCAGGCTTTCCAGGTTTCTTGGTAATACTTTTATTCATCGCAGAATTTTTGGGACCTATCGGATTACTTTCAGGTCTTCTTACAAGAGTTGCTGCAGCAGGAATTGGAGTCGCGATGACAGTCGCAATACTTCCTCATGCAGAACACGGTTTCTTTATGAACTGGGCGGGAAGCCAAAAGGGAGAAGGTTTCGAATTCCATCTATTGATGGTAGCGATCTCTTTAGCATTAGTGATCAAGGGAGGAGGAAAACTTTCCTTGGATGGAGCGATCTCCAAAAACTAA
- a CDS encoding transglutaminase-like domain-containing protein yields MDYLRVPLLSGLAFFCLFVMELASESAYSSMKWEAVEPKTFSPSPLASEEKIKSSQGSLLIGEDLYLPANFPDTNGKNTGGLLIRNIMTGAANRLDLKETVRGLAWDKEEGQIYVRLKKEIIVLQNGSLEIKKRIPFFQTGAFWGNIGFAQGKLFEIRENKLVFYDKESGSELEQKDLPLPKVSFAFDCSGKEIFFWHSKDGTNLHSYDPILNKIKNSFTVHLESKEAGKLSCFKNDLVVLSPESEVYQNLIRIGDDYYLGKQENFVLKENLSYRFSPSKDTIRFVLKITPKENSPETEIAVAIPPQETSSQVLSEEKFHPNGKLTEDKQSNRTLIIPIPALSSGQTWEETVYSAKLARYNIDSGLTKFKTSWDDWKTPNEWKQYLEDASVYKISDPEIIRIRDELKSSSSNVEEYIQAVYRYIRKNMVYKQDGRFDPAPIALQNGNGSCTEHSYAQISLLRSAGIPARMAWNWLPVGEKVELNHKIAEVWHPSFGWIPMEPLAPPRTRAGLTYAKHIIFAVLNLPSHSIIKGGDTLANFTKPAGGASRSIFIELTPEISHRSSANQSDPGTEEIYPKSNPVKNRILEKSEERIVE; encoded by the coding sequence ATGGATTATTTACGCGTTCCTCTTCTCTCGGGTCTCGCATTCTTCTGTTTATTCGTTATGGAACTGGCTTCCGAATCCGCTTATTCTTCCATGAAATGGGAGGCCGTAGAACCAAAAACATTTTCTCCTTCTCCCTTAGCTTCCGAGGAGAAGATCAAGTCCTCCCAAGGAAGTTTACTAATTGGAGAAGACCTTTATTTACCCGCCAATTTTCCGGATACGAACGGAAAGAACACCGGTGGTTTGCTCATTAGAAATATTATGACCGGGGCCGCAAATCGTTTGGACTTAAAGGAAACTGTCAGAGGTCTTGCATGGGATAAGGAAGAAGGACAAATTTATGTCAGACTTAAAAAAGAGATTATAGTATTGCAGAACGGTTCCTTAGAAATTAAAAAAAGGATCCCTTTTTTTCAGACAGGAGCCTTTTGGGGAAACATCGGTTTTGCCCAGGGAAAACTTTTCGAGATCCGAGAGAATAAACTCGTTTTTTACGATAAAGAATCAGGATCTGAACTAGAACAAAAGGATCTACCTCTTCCCAAAGTTTCTTTCGCATTCGATTGTTCCGGAAAAGAGATCTTCTTTTGGCATTCCAAGGACGGAACAAATTTACATTCTTATGATCCTATTTTGAATAAGATCAAAAACAGTTTCACCGTTCATTTGGAATCTAAAGAAGCAGGCAAACTCTCCTGTTTCAAAAACGATCTAGTAGTCCTAAGTCCGGAATCGGAAGTTTATCAAAATCTAATACGGATCGGAGACGATTACTATTTAGGGAAACAGGAAAATTTTGTCCTAAAAGAAAATTTAAGTTATAGATTTTCACCCAGCAAGGATACGATACGTTTTGTTTTAAAGATCACTCCTAAGGAAAATTCTCCCGAAACGGAGATTGCAGTAGCCATCCCGCCTCAAGAAACTTCTTCTCAAGTATTGAGCGAGGAAAAATTCCATCCCAACGGAAAATTGACCGAAGACAAACAAAGCAATCGCACTTTGATCATTCCCATCCCCGCATTAAGCTCCGGACAAACCTGGGAAGAAACAGTATATTCAGCTAAATTAGCAAGATATAATATAGATTCCGGACTTACCAAATTCAAAACTTCTTGGGACGATTGGAAGACCCCGAACGAATGGAAACAATATTTGGAGGACGCTTCCGTCTATAAGATCTCAGATCCTGAAATTATTCGGATCCGAGATGAACTCAAATCCTCCAGCTCGAATGTGGAAGAATATATACAAGCTGTATACAGATACATCCGAAAGAATATGGTGTATAAGCAAGATGGTAGATTCGATCCAGCACCTATCGCTCTTCAAAACGGAAATGGTTCCTGCACGGAACATAGTTACGCTCAAATCTCACTACTACGAAGCGCCGGAATACCGGCTAGAATGGCTTGGAACTGGCTCCCTGTAGGAGAAAAAGTGGAGTTGAATCATAAAATTGCAGAAGTTTGGCATCCTTCCTTCGGTTGGATCCCGATGGAACCTTTGGCTCCTCCTCGGACAAGAGCAGGGCTAACATATGCAAAACATATAATATTTGCAGTATTAAATCTGCCGAGTCACTCCATCATCAAAGGAGGAGACACTTTGGCTAATTTTACGAAACCTGCCGGCGGAGCGAGTAGATCGATCTTCATAGAATTGACTCCGGAAATCTCCCATAGATCATCCGCAAACCAATCCGATCCAGGAACAGAGGAGATTTATCCCAAATCGAATCCAGTAAAAAATCGTATATTAGAAAAATCTGAAGAGCGGATCGTAGAATAA
- a CDS encoding MarR family winged helix-turn-helix transcriptional regulator produces MATHYKGKPRDVKVLDAYIKLSRCADSIRTMEEKFLNQFSLTSGQFGCLETLYHLGPMCQKEIGQKIFSCEGNITQIVDNLEKRSLVVRVRSEEDRRYFIINLTDKGKELIGTSFPDYLEQLKDKMSCLSDEELKNLGQICKTVGLKSA; encoded by the coding sequence ATGGCCACTCATTATAAAGGAAAGCCTAGAGATGTAAAGGTGCTCGATGCCTACATCAAATTGAGTCGTTGTGCAGACTCGATCCGCACGATGGAGGAAAAATTCCTCAACCAGTTCAGTCTGACCAGCGGCCAATTCGGATGTTTAGAAACTCTTTATCATCTCGGCCCAATGTGCCAAAAAGAGATTGGCCAAAAAATATTTTCCTGCGAAGGGAACATCACACAGATCGTAGACAACTTAGAAAAAAGAAGTCTAGTTGTGAGAGTCAGAAGCGAAGAAGACAGACGTTATTTTATTATCAATCTTACCGACAAAGGAAAGGAACTCATCGGAACTTCTTTCCCTGATTATTTGGAGCAGTTGAAGGACAAGATGTCCTGCCTCAGCGACGAAGAACTCAAAAATTTAGGACAGATCTGCAAGACTGTCGGACTCAAATCCGCGTAA
- a CDS encoding aldo/keto reductase, which translates to MQNIVLNQSIQLNNGVEMPVFGLGVWKTRSGKECTDAVLNALEFGYRHIDTAKIYGNESDVGEAIKKSGIPRKELFITTKLWNSDQRNPRKYLEESLKTLGLDTIDLYLIHFPVAGTRKQAWKELEKAYKEGSIRAIGVSNYTIPHLQELFQYAEIVPTVNQVEYHPFLNQNELLNTCKKNNIVLEAYSPLAHGQKISDPKLMALASKYGKTSAQILIRWAIDKGLVVIPKSVKKERILENSQVFDFKLSESDLAEMETWNENFRTCWDPTGA; encoded by the coding sequence ATGCAAAATATAGTCTTAAATCAATCCATCCAACTCAATAACGGAGTGGAGATGCCTGTATTCGGCCTGGGAGTTTGGAAAACAAGATCCGGAAAAGAATGTACGGATGCAGTTCTGAACGCACTTGAATTCGGATACAGACATATAGACACCGCTAAAATTTACGGAAATGAGTCAGATGTAGGAGAAGCGATCAAAAAGAGTGGGATCCCCAGAAAAGAATTATTCATCACTACAAAACTATGGAATAGCGACCAAAGAAATCCACGCAAGTATTTAGAGGAATCCCTGAAAACATTAGGATTAGATACAATCGATCTATATCTGATCCATTTTCCGGTGGCAGGGACCAGGAAACAGGCCTGGAAGGAATTGGAGAAAGCCTATAAAGAAGGCTCCATCCGCGCGATCGGAGTTAGCAACTATACAATCCCTCATCTACAAGAATTATTCCAATACGCGGAGATTGTTCCGACTGTGAATCAAGTAGAATACCATCCATTCTTAAATCAAAACGAACTTCTAAATACTTGCAAAAAAAATAATATAGTTTTGGAAGCGTATAGCCCTCTTGCCCATGGACAAAAAATTTCCGACCCAAAACTTATGGCGCTTGCTTCAAAGTATGGGAAAACTTCCGCCCAAATCTTGATCCGATGGGCAATCGACAAAGGACTAGTGGTCATTCCTAAATCAGTCAAAAAAGAAAGGATCTTGGAGAATTCACAAGTATTCGATTTCAAACTGAGTGAATCGGATCTGGCGGAAATGGAAACCTGGAATGAGAACTTCCGAACCTGCTGGGACCCAACTGGGGCGTAA